CTCCTTCGCGGGCGTCGAGCCCGAGGTCATGGGGTACGGCCCGATCCCCGCCACCGAGAAGGCGCTCGCGCAGGCGGGCCTGTCGATCGAGGACATCGGCCTCTTCGAGGTCAACGAGGCGTTCGCCGTGCAGGTGCTCGCCTTCCTGGAGCACTACGGCATCGCCGACGACGACCCGCGCGTCAACCAGTACGGCGGGGCCATCGCCTTCGGCCACCCGCTGGCCTCCTCCGGCGTCCGGCTGATGACCCAGCTCGCCCGCCAGTTCGAGGACCAGCCCCAGGTCCGCTACGGCCTGACCACCATGTGCGTCGGCTTCGGCATGGGCGCCACGGTCATCTGGGAGAACCCGCACTTCGACGGAGGCACCAAGTGAGCAACACCGCCGAACTCCTCAAGGGCGCGGCCGAGCTGTTCCCGGACGAGGTCGTCACCCAGGCGCACGTCCGCCATCTCGACCTCCCCGCCGGGGCCGGGCGCTTCGCGCTGATCACCCTGGACAACGGCCTGGACCACACCAAGCCGACCACCTTCGGCCCGCAGTCGCTGGCCCACCTCGACGCCGCGATCGACCAGGTCGAACGGGAGGCCGCCGAGGGCTCCGTCGTGGGCGTGGGCCTCACCGGCAAGCCGTTCATCTTCGCCGTCGGCGCCGACCTCAAGGGCGTGGAGCTGCTGCGCGCCCGGGACGAGGCCCTGGCCATCGGCAGGAGCGGGCACGAGGTCTTCAAGCGGCTCTCCTCGCTCGCGGTACCGACGTTCGCGTACTACAACGGCGCGGCGATGGGCGGCGGCGTCGAGGTCGGGCTGCACTGCTCGTACCGCACCGTCTCCCGGGCCATCCCGGCGTTCTCGCTGCCCGAGGTCTTCCTCGGGCTGGTCCCCGGCTGGGGCGGCTGCGCCCTGCTGCCGAACCTGATCGGCGCGGACCGCGCGGTCACCGTGATCATCGAGAACTCGCTGAGCCAGAACCGCCAGCTCAAGGGCGGTCAGGTGGCCGAGCTGGGCATCGCGGACGCGATCTTCGACGGCGCCGACTTCCTGGAGCAGTCGCTCGTGTGGACCGCCGGGGTGCTGAACGGCACGGTCGCCGTGGAGCGCGCGGAGATCGACCGGGGCGAGGGCTGGGACGCGGCCGTGGCCCGCGGCCGGGCCGTCGCCGACGGCAAGGTGCACGGCGCGGCCCCGGCCGCCTACCGCGCCCTGGACATCATCGCCGCCGCCAAGGACGGCGACCTCCAGGCCGGGTTCGACGCCGAGGACGAGGCGCTGGCCGACCTGATCATGGGTGGCGAGCTGCGCAGCGGCATCTACGCCTTCAACCTGGTGCAGAAGCGCGGCAAGCGCCCGGCCGGGGCCCCGGACAAGAGCCTGGCCCGCCCGGTGACCAAGGTCGGTGTCGTGGGCGCCGGTCTGATGGCCTCCCAGCTCGCCCTGCTCTTCGTCCGCCGTCTTGAGGTGCCGGTCGTCCTGACCGACATCGACCAGGAGCGGATCGACAAGGGCGTGGGCTATGTCCACTCCGAGATCGACAAGCTGCTCGGCAAGGGCCGGATCGACCAGGACCGGGCGAACCGGCTCAAGGGCCTGGTCACCGGTGTGCTGGACAAGGCGGAGGGCTTCGCCGACGCGGACTTCGTCATCGAGGCCGTCTTCGAGGAGATGGGTGTCAAGCGGCAGGTGTTCGCGGAGGTCGAGGCCGTCGCCCCGGCGCACGCGATCCTCGCCACCAACACCTCCTCGCTCTCCGTCAGCGAGATGGCCGCCGAGCTGAAGCACCCCGAGCGGGTCGTCGGCTTCCACTTCTTCAACCCGGTCGCGGTGCTGCCGCTGCTGGAGATCGTCCGCGGCGAGCAGACCGACGACGCGTCGCTGGCCACCGCGTTCGCCGTGGCGAAGAAGCTGCGGAAGACCGCCGTCCTGGTGAAGGACGCGCCCGCGTTCGTCGTCAACCGGATCCTCACCCGCTTCATGGGCGAGATCCAGAACGTGATCGACGAGGGCACCTCCGTCGAGGTGGCGGAGCGGGCCGTCGCGCCGCTGGGGCTGCCGATGTCCCCGCTGGTCCTGCTGGAGCTGGTGGGCCCGGCGATCGGGCTGCATGTCTCGGAGACCCTGAACCGGGCCTTCCCGGACCGCTTCACCGTCTCCCCCAACCTCCAGGCGGTCGTCGCGGCGGGCAAGCGCGGCTTCTACCGCTACGACTCCGGCCGTCCGGAGCTGGACCCCGAGGTCGCCGCGCTGCTGCGGCAGGGCGACACGGTCCTCACCGGGGAGCAGGTCAGGGCCCGGGTGCTGGACGCGGTGGCGCAGGAGATCGGCCTCATGCTGGACGAGGGCGTCGTCGCCGAGGCCCAGGACATCGACCTCTGCCTGATCACGGGCGCCGGGTGGCCCTTCCACCTGGGCGGCATCACCCCGTACCTGGACCGTGAGGGCGTCTCCCAGCGGGTGAACGGCAAGCCGTTCCTCGCCCCCGGCACGGCGAGCGTCCCGGCGTAACGGGGACGCGCACCGCGCGGGAACGAGGGGCCGTACGGGATGCCGTACGGCCCTTCGCCGTGCCGCCACCGGCCACGGGCGGGCGGGCGCCCCGGGTAGGCTCACGGCCGATGACCGAGGAGACCGGGCCCGTGGCCCCCACCCTGCTGATCGTCGACGGCGCCAATGTCGTCGGCTCCGTACCCGACGGCTGGTGGCGCGACCGGCGGGGCGCGGCCCTGCGGCTGCGGGACCGGCTCGCGCAGTACGCGGAGCCCGGCGTCGAGGGCGTACCGGGCCCGCTGGAGATCGTGCTCGTGGTGGAGGGCGCGGCGCGCGGCACCGGCTCGGTGCCCGGGGTCCGCGTCGCCGACGCGCCGGGTAGCGGGGACGACCTGATCGCGGAGCTGGCCCGGGCGGCGGCCCACCGGCCGTGCGTGGTCGTCACCGCCGACCGGGAGCTGCGCCGCCGGGTCCTGGCCGAGGGCGCCCGGGTGGCGGGCCCCCGGACCGTGCACCGCCCCTGAGCCCGGCGGCCGTCCTCAGTGGCTCCGGTGCGGCACCGGGGCGCCTGGCTCCAGCCGGCTGTGGCGGCGGCCGTAGAGCCAGTACACGACGACCCCGAGCAGCATCCACAGCCCGAACCGCAGCCAGGTCTCGCTGGGCAGGTTGAGCATCAGCCAGAGCGAGGCGGCCACCGAGAGGGCGGGCAGCCAGGGCACGAACGGGGTGCGGAAGGCGCGCGGCAGATCGGGGCGGGTCCGGCGGAGGATGATCACGCCGAGGGCCACCACGACAAAGGCGAAGAGGGTGCCGATGTTCACCAGCGCCGCCAGTTCCTCGATATTGGTGCAGCCCGCGACGATCGCGATGACGACACCGAGCAGGACAGTGGCCCGGTAGGGCGTGCGGTAGCGCGGATGGGTCACGGAGAAGAAGCGCGGCAGCAGCCCGTCCCGGCTCATCGCGAAGAACACCCGGGTCTGCCCCAGCAGCAGGATCAGACAGACCGAGGTGAGGCCGATCACCGCGCCGAAGCTGATGACGCCCGCGTACCAGGGATGACCGATGGACTTGAAGGCGTCGGCCAGCGGGGCGTCGACCGTCAGTCTGGTGTAGTGCTGCATCCCGGTGACGACGATCGAGACCGCGACATACAGCACGGTGCAGATGAACAGCGAGCCGAGGATGCCCCGGGGCATGTCCCGCTGCGGGTTCCTGGTCTCCTCGGCGGCGGTGGCGACGACGTCGAAGCCGATGAACGCGAAGAAGACGATGGAGGCGGCGGTGAAGATGCCCATGACACCGAAGCTGGTGGGCGCGTAGCCGAACATGAGCTGGACCAGGGGCTGCTGAAGCCCCGACTCACCGGGTTCCCGCACCGCCGGGGGGATGAAGGGGTCGTAGTTCGACGCCTTGATGAAGAAGGACCCGGCGACGATGACGATGAGGACGACAGCCACCTTGATCGCGACGACGGCCGTGGTGACCCGGGCGGAAAGCTTCATCCCGAGGACGAGGATCGCCGTGAGGAGCAGCACCAGCAGAAAGGCGAGCAGATCGAAGGCGAAGCCGTGCTCGGGCGTGGTGCCGGAGAGCGCCTGCGGCAGATGCCAGCCCACGTTGTCCATGAGCGAGCGCAGATAGCCCGACCAGCCGACGGCGACGACCGCCGTGCCGACCGCGAACTCCAGGACGAGGTCCCAGCCGATGATCCAGGCGGGCAGCTCACCGAGGGAAGCGTAGGCGAAGGTGTACGCCGACCCGGCGACCGGGACGGTGGACGCGAACTCGGCGTAGCACAGGGCCGCGAGCCCGCAGACGATCGCGGCGACCACGAAGGCCAGCGCGGTGGCGGGCCCGGCCGTCTCCTTGGCCACCGCGCCGGTGAGGACGAAGATCCCCGTGCCGATGATGACACCGACCCCGAAGACCGTGAGGTCAAGGGCGCTGAGGGAGCGTTTGAGCCCGTGCTCGGGCTCCTCGGTGTCACGGATGGACTGCTCGACGCTCTTGGTCCGGAAGATCCCCGTACGGCCCTCGGGGTCGGTGTCTGTGGTCACCGTGCACCTCCACGCTTGTCGTCCCCAAATGATCGGGACGGCGGCGGTGGCAGGAGCGACCGTACGGATGGGTTTCACGCGAATGAGCCGGAAGGACCACCCATCCGCATTTGTGGCTCGGTTCGCCTCCGGGGTGCCAGAGCGTGCGCCGACGGTCGACCGTGCTCGGCCGCTCGTTCCTCACGGCCTGCGCGCGATCTCCACTTTCGGCACCCGCGGCACCCCTTCGGCTCACTCGCCGCAGGGCCGAGGCAAACGTCCAGCCCAAGGGGCGGGGGCGCGCTCTCCGCTTTCGGCAGCCACGCGCCCCTTCGGTTCACTCGCCCCGGGGCGGGGGCAAACGCCCGGCCCAGAAGGCGGGGGCGCGCTCCCCGCTTTCGGCACCCGCGGCACCTCTACGGCTCACTCGCCCGCAGGGCCAAGGCAGACGTCCAGCCCAAGAGACGGGCGCGCGCTCCCGCTCCCGGCGGCCACGCGCCCCCACGGCCCACTCGCCGCAGGGCCGGGGCCAACGCCCGGGCGGGGCAGAGGGCGAGGGCCCACTCGCCCCGGGGGAACCGCCCCGGGGTGGGGTGATCGCCCCCGCCAGGACGGGGTGCGGGGCCATCGTCCACGCACGCCCGGGGCGAACCGAGCCACAGAAGAGGGTGAATCAGTCGCGGACGGGCTCCGCCGCCTCCGCTGCCCCGGCGGTGGTGTCGTAGCGTCCGTCCAGCCGGGCGACGAGGCCGGTGACCTGCCGGGCGATGTCCGGGGCCGTCAGTCCGATCTCGGTCAGCACCTCGGCGCGCGAGGCGTGGTCCAGGAAGCGCGGCGGGATGCCGAAGTCCCGCAGCGGGACGTCGACACCCGCGTCGCGCAGGGCCTGGGCCACGGCCGAGCCGACACCGCCGACCCGGATGTTGTCCTCGACCGTGACGACGACCCGGTGCCGCTCGGCGAGCGGGGCCAGGGCCTCGTCCACCGGCTTGACCCAGCGCGGGTCGACCACGGTGGTGGAGATGCCCTGCTTGTCCAGCAGGTCGGCGATCTCCAGACACATCGGGGCGAGCGCGCCGACGGAGACCAGCAGCACATCGGGGCGCTCGGCCCCGGCCTCCCGCAGGACGTCCATCCCGCCGACCCGGCCCACGGCCTGGACCGCCGGGCCCACGGCGCCCTTGGAGAAGCGCACCACGGTCGGGGCGTCCTCGACCGCGACGGCCTCCCGGAGCTGGGCCCGGACCTGGTCGGCGTCGCGCGGGGCGGAGATCCGCAGCCCGGGGACGACCTGGAGGATCGACAGGTCCCACATGCCGTTGTGGGAGGCGCCGTCGGTGCCGGTGACCCCGGCGCGGTCGAGGACGAAGGTCACACCGCACTTGTGCAGGGCGACGTCCATCAGGACCTGGTCGAAGGCGCGGTTGAGGAAGGTCGCGTACACCGCGAAGACGGGGTGCAGCCCGCCGGTGGCGAGCCCCGCGGCGGAGACCGCGCCGTGCTGCTCGGCGATGCCCACGTCGTAGACCCGGTGCGGGAACGCCTTGGCGAACCTGTCCAGGCCGACGGGGTGGAGCATGGCCGCGGTGATCGCCACGATGTCCGGGCGCTCCTCGCCGAGCCGGACCATCTCCTCACCGAAGACGGAGGTCCAGTCCAGGCCCGAGCTGGCGATCGGCAGCCCGGTGTCGGGGTGGATCTTGCCGACGGCGTGGAAGCGGTCGGCCTCGTCCTGGAGGGCGGGCTGATAGCCGCGGCCCTTCTCGGTGAGGCAGTGGACGATCACGGGGCCGCCGAAGCGCTTCGCGCGGGAGAGCGCGGACTCCAGGGCCTCCATGTCGTGGCCGTCGATGGGGCCGAGGTACTTCAGGCCCAGGTCCTCGAACATGCCCTGGGGGGCGATGACGTCCTTGAGGCCCTTCTTGGCGCCGTGCAGGGTCTCGTAGAGCGGCTTGCCCACGACGGGGGTGCGCCCGAGCAGGTCCTTGCCGCGGGCGAGGAAGCGCTCGTAGCCGTCGGTGGTGCGCAGGGTCGCCAGATGGTTGGCGAGCCCGCCGATCGTCGGCGCGTACGAGCGCTCGTTGTCGTTGACGACGATCACCAGCGGGCGGTCCTTGGCCGCGGCGATGTTGTTCAGCGCCTCCCAGGCCATACCGCCCGTGAGCGCCCCGTCACCGATGACGGCGACCACATGGTCGTCCTTGCCGAGCAGCTCATTGGCCTTGGCGAGGCCGTCGGCCCAGCCGAGCACGGTCGAGGCGTGCGAGTTCTCGATGATGTCGTGGTCGGACTCGGCACGGGCCGGATAGCCGGAGAGCCCGCCCTTCATCTTCAGCCGGGCGAAGTCCTGGCGGCCGGTGAGCAGCTTGTGCACATAGCTCTGGTGGCCGGTGTCCCACAGCACCCGGTCCCGGGGGGAGTCGAAGACCCGGTGCAGCGCGATCGTCAGCTCGACCACACCGAGGTTGGGGCCGAGGTGGCCGCCGGTCTTGGAGACGGCGTCCACGAGGAAGGCGCGGATCTCCGCCGCCAGCTCGTCCAACTGCTCCGGGGTGAGCCGGTCCAGGTCGCGCGGGCCCGTGACGCCCGCGAGCAGTCCTTCGGCGTCGCCCACCACGACCCTCGAACGACGCGCTTCGCGCGAATCCTTCACTCTGCCTCCTTGCGTAGTGAGCTGGGCGTCTATGGAGCTGGGCCGAGCCTTTGCCGATTTGGTTGAGTCTAATGTTCCGTCCGGGGCCATGGTCCTCGGGCGGTGCCCTATGGCTCACACCATTGGCCGATAGCCTGCGAAAGAGACCCGTGATACGGAAGAATGCCCGGCCCCCTGGAGCGGGGGCCGGGCATCGCGTCCGCCGGTGGGAACGGTGGTGCTGGAGGGGCGCTAGGCGCGCCCTGCCGTGCGCTGGGTACGGCGGGTGACCGAATCGATGACGACGGTGGCGAGCAGCACCCCGCCGGTGATCATGAACTGGACCGGGGACTTGATCCCCTCCAGCGCCAGGCCGTACTGGATGGAGACGATGACCATCACGCCGAGGAGGGCGTTCCAGGTCCGGCCGCGCCCGCCGAAGAGGCTCGTACCGCCGATCACGGCCGCCGCGATCACGTTCATCAGCAGCTCACCGCCGCCCGCGCTCTGATTGGCGGCAGCGATCTTGGACGCCATGAAGAGCCCGCCGATCGCGGCGAAGGTGCCCGCGACGGCGAAGACGGAGATCCGGACGAGATGGACGGGGATACCCGCCCGGCGGGCGGCCTCCACGCTGCCGCCGAGGGCGAGGACCGTGCGCCCGTAGGCCGTGCGGCGCAGGACGAAGTCGGTGGTCACCAGGGCGGCCAGAAAGAGGACGAGGGCCAGCGGCAGCCCCTTGTACTGGTTGAGGACATAGGCCGCCGCGAAGGCCACGGCGGCGAGCCCGGCCGTGCGCAGCGCGATGTCGGTGAACGGCCGGGAAGGGACCCCCGCGGCGGCCCGGCGGCGGAGGTCCGCGAGGGCCGTGAGAAAGAACACGGCGACGGCCAGGGCGGCGAGGCCGTAGGCGGCGGCCACATCGCTGAAGTAGTAGGTGTTGAGCTGGCCGACCACTCCGTCGGGGTCCAGGTTGAGGGTGCCGCTGGAGCCCAGGAGCTGGAGCATGAAGCCCTGCCAGAAGAGCAGCCCGGCGAGGGTGACCGCGAAGGCGGGCGCCCCGATGACGGCGAAGAAGAAGCCGTGCAGGGCGCCGATGGCCGCGCCGCCCGCGACGGCGGCGAGGACCGCGAGCCACTCGTTCACCCCGTGGGTGACGCTGAGCACGGCGACGATCGCGCCGGAGACCCCGCTCACCGCGCCCACCGACAGATCGATCTCGCCGAGGAGGAGGACGAAGATGATGCCGACGGACATCATCCCGGTGCCGACCATGGCGACGGCGATATTGCTGAGGTTCTGGGCGGAGAGGAAGTTCTCGTTCAGGCTCTGGAAGACCGCGGCGATGGCGACGAGGCCGAGGACGACGGGGAGGGAGCCCAGCTCACCGGCGGAGACGGTGCGGCGGAAGGCCGTGAGATAGCCCGCGAGGCCCTGCTCCCGCACCAACAGCCGCGGGTCGACGGCGGGCACGGCCGGGGGCGGCTCCGGCGGTGTGTCCTGGCCCTGTCCCCGGTCCTTGGCCAGGTCTGCGCGGTCCGTCATGAGCGGCCCTCCCCGATGCGTGCCGCCCGGCGGGTCACGGCGTTGTCCGTGGCTCCGGTGATGGCGGAGACGATCTCCTCCTGCGAGGTGGTGCCGACGTCGAAGACGCCGTTGTTGCGGCCGAGGCGCAGGACCGCGACCCGGTCGGCGACGACCTTGACGTCCGCCATGTTGTGGCTGATGAGAATGAGCGCGTGGCCGCGCTGGCGGAGCCGTTCGACCAGGTCGAGGACTTGCGCGGTCTGCTCGACGCCGAGCGCGGCCGTGGGCTCGTCCAGGATGACGAGCCGGGGCTCGCCGAGCAGGGAGCGGGCGATGGCCACGGTCTGGCGCTGGCCGCCGGAGAGCGAGGCGACGGGGATGCGGACGCTGGGGATGCGGATCGAGAGGGTGTCGAGCAGTTCCCGGGCGCGGCGCTCCATCTCGACCTCGTCGAGGACCCCGCGGCGGCGCAGCTCGCGTCCGAGGAAGAGATTGCCGACGACGTCGATGTTGTCGCAGAGCGCGAGGTCCTGGTAGACGGTGGCGATGCCGAGGTGCTGGGCGTCGTGCGGGCGGGCGACGGTCACGGGCGCGCCGTCCCACTCGATGACGCCCTCGTCGATGGGGTGCACCCCGGCGATCACCTTGACCAGGGTGGACTTTCCGGCGCCGTTGTCGCCGACCAGGGCGACGACTTCGCCCGGGTGGACCTCCAGCGCGACATCGGTCAGCGCCTGGACGGCGCCGAACCGTTTGGAGACCCCTCGCAGGGCCAGCACGGGCAGGGGGGACACACGAACTCCTTCACCGTACGGGTGGTACGCGGGCGGAACCGGGTGCGGGCGGTGCCGGTGGTGCGCGGGCGCGGCGCCGGGCCGGGGGCGGGGCGACGCGCGGGCTCGGGGCGGCGCGCCGGTCCCTTCCGGCCATGGGACCGGCCCCCCGGGGGGGACGCGGCTACTTCAGGCCGAGCCGGTCGCAGGCCGGCCGGTACTTGGCCGTGCAGATCTCCTGGACGGTCCAGACCCCGTCCTTGACGACGGTGTCGGCGATGTTGTCCCGGGTCAGCGACACCACGGGCACCAGGATCGAGGGCACACCCCGGGTGGTGGGGCTGTCGACGGTGTCCTTCGCGACGCCGGTCACCTTCTCGCCCCGGGCCAGCGCGACGGCCATCCGCGCCGCCGCGTGGGCCTCACCGGCGTACGGCTTGTAGACGCTGGCGTACTGCTCCCCCGCCACGATCCGCTGGACGGCGGCGAGTTCGGCGTCCTGGCCGGTGACGGGCGGCAGCTTGTCCAGGCCCGCCGCCTTGAGCGCGGTGATGACGCCGCCCGCCATCCCGTCGTTGGCGGAGTAGACCCCGACGATGTTCTCCTTGCCGAGCGCGGAGATCGCCGCCTCCATGTTGGCGTTGGCGTTCTCCGGCTTCCACTCCTTGGTGTCGTACTCCTTGCCGACGGCCACCCTGCCGTCGAGGATCTCGTGCGAACCGCTCTTGTACAGCGCGGCGTTGGGGTCGGTGATGGAGCCGTTCATCATGACGATCTTCCCGCTCCCCGCCCGGTCGCCGAGCGCTTCGAGCAGGGCCCGGCCCTGGACCCGGCCGACCTCCTCGTTGTCGAACGAGGTGTAGGCGTCGATGGGCCCCTCGGCGAGCCGGTCGAAGGCGACCACCGGGATGCCCGCGTCCTTGGCCTTCCGCACCCCCTGGGCCGCCGCCTTGGAGTCGACGGCGTCGAGGATCAGGACGTCCACCTTGTTGGTGATCATGGCGTCGATCTGCTGGCTCTGGAGCGTGGCGTCCTGTTTGGCGTTGTCGTAGACGACCTCGCCCCTGCCGCCGGTCAGTTCGGCGATCTTCTTCTCGATGAGGGGTTTGTCGAACTTCTCGTAGCGGGCCGTCTGGTTCTCCGGGAGGAGCAGACCGACCGTGATGGCGTCGCCCTTCTTCGGTCCGGTGGACTCCTTCGCCTTGTCCCCGGCCTCCTTGGCGCTGCCGCAGGCCGCGAGCGTGACGGCCATGGCGGTGGCGGCGGTGACGACGGCCGCACGACGCAGATGTGCGTTCATCCGTGGAACCTCCCCTGACGAGGCCGCGCCGGTGCGGCCGAGGTGACCGGCAGTCAACTCGGCTGTACCCAGGGGGGTCAAGGAGTAAATCCTTAACGAGATGACAACGGTGCCATGCGTTCTGTAGGTGAAGACGGATCGTCCGGGGCGGGGCGGGTACGGGACCGGGGGGCGCCGGGGAGGAGGCCGCCGCCGGGGAGCGGAGCGAGGCCCTGGAGGGAGCCGGTGCCGTGCCGGAGGAGGCCCGTGTCGCCCATCTCGCTGAGCACCAGGGCGATCGCGCCCAGCACCTCGGCGCGGGGGCCGAGCGTGCCCGCGGCCACGGTGAGCCGGGCGGCGGCGCTCGGGATGGCGTAGCGGGCCAGGGTGTCGCGCAGCGGGCCGAGCACCAGCTCCCCCGCCCCGGCGAGATCGCCGCCGAGCAGCACCCGGCTGGGGTTGAGCAGATTGGCGAGCGCGGCCACGGCGGTGCCGAGGTGGCGGCCGGTGTCGGCGACGACCCGGCGGCAGCCCGCGTCGCCCTCGCGGGCCAGGCGCACCATGTCGCCCAGGGTGAGACCGGGGCCGTGGCTGGTGCGCAGCAGCGGCAGGACGTAGCGGGCGGCGGCGAAGGTCTCCAGACAGCCCCGGTTGCCGCAGCGGCAGACGGGGCCCGCGGGGTCGAGGACGACATGGCCCAGCTCGCCCGCGGTGCCGCCGGGGCCGCGGAAGACCCGGCCGCCGATCACCAGACCGGCGCCGACCCCGGCGGCGACCTTCACATAGGCGAGGTCGGCGACGCCCCGGCCGCCGCCCCAGACCAGCTCGCCGAGGGCGCCGAGGTTGGCGTCGTTGTCCACCCGGACCGGGACCCCGAGCCGCCGGGCCATCTCCTCGCCGGGGTTGGTCCCCGTCCACCCGGGCAGCATCGCCGCGGGGCCGAGGACGCCGGACGCGGCGTCGATGGGGCCGGGGAGGCCGAGGCCCGCGCCGATCACCTTCCCCGGCTCGCCGACGCTCCCGGCGACCAGCCGTTTCACCAGGGTCTCGGCCCGGTCGAAGCCCTGCTCGGCGGAGGCGTCCACGTCCAGCGGCTCGCACTCCTCGGCGAGCACCCGGTGGGCCAGGTCGGCGATCGCGACCCGCAGATGGCTGTGGCCGAAGTCGACGCCGATCACCACGCCCGCGTCCGCGCTGAGCGAGATGGAACGGGCCCGGCGCCCGCCCGCCGACGTGGGCGTGACCTCGACGGTCCCGCGCTCTTTCAGCTCCCGGACGATATTGGAGACCGTGGCCGCCGACAGTCCGGTGGTCCGCGCGATCTCGGCCTGGGTCAGTGAGCCGGCCATGCGCACGGCCCGTACCACGCGCTCCAGATTGGCCCGGTGCAGCGATGTCTGCGAACCCGGAGTCTCCATCGGACCATCCACTCCTGCTCCCGGGGCGGTGCGCCGACCGGTTCCCGGCCGGACGGCTCCGCCCGGAGCGCCTCCGTCCGGGGCACCCCGGCATTCCTCCAACTTCTGAAGCCCAAGTTGGCCATCGTGCCGGTCATGGCGTCAAGAGCTTGACCGGGGGAGCACCGCTCTCTCCCGCCCCGGCGGGGCCGTCGCGCCCCGGCCGGAGCACGAGGGCCCCCGGCGGAGGGGTCCGCCGGGGGCCGTGCCGTACCGTTCCGCCCGGAGCGCGTCCGAGCGGTGCGCCGGGTGCTACTTCAGGGCGCCCGCCGTCAGACCCGACTGGACCTGGCGCTGGAAGATCGCATAGACCACGAGGACCGGCAGCATCGCGATCATCATGCCCGCCATCAGCGCGCCCCAGTCGTTCTCATAGCCCTGTTGCAGCGCGATCATGGCCAGCCCCTGGGTGAGGACGTACTTGTCCTCCTCCTGGTTGAGGACCATCGGCAGCAGATACTGATTCCACTGGCCCAGGAAGTTGAAGATCCCGATGCTGATCAGTCCGGGCTTCGCCATGGGCAGCATCACCTGGAAGAAGGTCCGGGTGTGCGAGGCCCCGTCGATCATCGCCGCCTCCGCCACCGAGACCGGCAGGGTGCGGAAGAACGAGGTCATGAAGAAGACGGTGAACGGCAGCGAGTAGGCGATGTAGACGAGGATCAGGCCGTGGTAGGTGGCGAGCAGCGAGGTGCCCGGGAAGTCCCGCAGGACGAAGAAGAGCGGAATCACCAGCATGAAGACCGGGAAGGACATGCCCGCCACGAACAGGTAGTAGATAAACCTGTTGCCGGGGAAGGTGAACCGCGCCAGCACATAGGCGGCCATGGAGCCCAGCACCATGGTGCCGACCACGGAGCCGCCCACCACGATGACCGTGTTCAGGAAGTACTGGCCCATGTTCGCCTCGTTCCAGGCGTTGGACCAGTTCTCCCAGCGGAGGCTGGTGGGCAGCCCCCAGGGGTCGGACAGGATGCCG
The nucleotide sequence above comes from Streptomyces clavuligerus. Encoded proteins:
- a CDS encoding 3-hydroxyacyl-CoA dehydrogenase NAD-binding domain-containing protein, giving the protein MSNTAELLKGAAELFPDEVVTQAHVRHLDLPAGAGRFALITLDNGLDHTKPTTFGPQSLAHLDAAIDQVEREAAEGSVVGVGLTGKPFIFAVGADLKGVELLRARDEALAIGRSGHEVFKRLSSLAVPTFAYYNGAAMGGGVEVGLHCSYRTVSRAIPAFSLPEVFLGLVPGWGGCALLPNLIGADRAVTVIIENSLSQNRQLKGGQVAELGIADAIFDGADFLEQSLVWTAGVLNGTVAVERAEIDRGEGWDAAVARGRAVADGKVHGAAPAAYRALDIIAAAKDGDLQAGFDAEDEALADLIMGGELRSGIYAFNLVQKRGKRPAGAPDKSLARPVTKVGVVGAGLMASQLALLFVRRLEVPVVLTDIDQERIDKGVGYVHSEIDKLLGKGRIDQDRANRLKGLVTGVLDKAEGFADADFVIEAVFEEMGVKRQVFAEVEAVAPAHAILATNTSSLSVSEMAAELKHPERVVGFHFFNPVAVLPLLEIVRGEQTDDASLATAFAVAKKLRKTAVLVKDAPAFVVNRILTRFMGEIQNVIDEGTSVEVAERAVAPLGLPMSPLVLLELVGPAIGLHVSETLNRAFPDRFTVSPNLQAVVAAGKRGFYRYDSGRPELDPEVAALLRQGDTVLTGEQVRARVLDAVAQEIGLMLDEGVVAEAQDIDLCLITGAGWPFHLGGITPYLDREGVSQRVNGKPFLAPGTASVPA
- a CDS encoding amino acid permease; translated protein: MTTDTDPEGRTGIFRTKSVEQSIRDTEEPEHGLKRSLSALDLTVFGVGVIIGTGIFVLTGAVAKETAGPATALAFVVAAIVCGLAALCYAEFASTVPVAGSAYTFAYASLGELPAWIIGWDLVLEFAVGTAVVAVGWSGYLRSLMDNVGWHLPQALSGTTPEHGFAFDLLAFLLVLLLTAILVLGMKLSARVTTAVVAIKVAVVLIVIVAGSFFIKASNYDPFIPPAVREPGESGLQQPLVQLMFGYAPTSFGVMGIFTAASIVFFAFIGFDVVATAAEETRNPQRDMPRGILGSLFICTVLYVAVSIVVTGMQHYTRLTVDAPLADAFKSIGHPWYAGVISFGAVIGLTSVCLILLLGQTRVFFAMSRDGLLPRFFSVTHPRYRTPYRATVLLGVVIAIVAGCTNIEELAALVNIGTLFAFVVVALGVIILRRTRPDLPRAFRTPFVPWLPALSVAASLWLMLNLPSETWLRFGLWMLLGVVVYWLYGRRHSRLEPGAPVPHRSH
- a CDS encoding sugar ABC transporter permease, whose amino-acid sequence is MTDRADLAKDRGQGQDTPPEPPPAVPAVDPRLLVREQGLAGYLTAFRRTVSAGELGSLPVVLGLVAIAAVFQSLNENFLSAQNLSNIAVAMVGTGMMSVGIIFVLLLGEIDLSVGAVSGVSGAIVAVLSVTHGVNEWLAVLAAVAGGAAIGALHGFFFAVIGAPAFAVTLAGLLFWQGFMLQLLGSSGTLNLDPDGVVGQLNTYYFSDVAAAYGLAALAVAVFFLTALADLRRRAAAGVPSRPFTDIALRTAGLAAVAFAAAYVLNQYKGLPLALVLFLAALVTTDFVLRRTAYGRTVLALGGSVEAARRAGIPVHLVRISVFAVAGTFAAIGGLFMASKIAAANQSAGGGELLMNVIAAAVIGGTSLFGGRGRTWNALLGVMVIVSIQYGLALEGIKSPVQFMITGGVLLATVVIDSVTRRTQRTAGRA
- the dxs gene encoding 1-deoxy-D-xylulose-5-phosphate synthase, which codes for MKDSREARRSRVVVGDAEGLLAGVTGPRDLDRLTPEQLDELAAEIRAFLVDAVSKTGGHLGPNLGVVELTIALHRVFDSPRDRVLWDTGHQSYVHKLLTGRQDFARLKMKGGLSGYPARAESDHDIIENSHASTVLGWADGLAKANELLGKDDHVVAVIGDGALTGGMAWEALNNIAAAKDRPLVIVVNDNERSYAPTIGGLANHLATLRTTDGYERFLARGKDLLGRTPVVGKPLYETLHGAKKGLKDVIAPQGMFEDLGLKYLGPIDGHDMEALESALSRAKRFGGPVIVHCLTEKGRGYQPALQDEADRFHAVGKIHPDTGLPIASSGLDWTSVFGEEMVRLGEERPDIVAITAAMLHPVGLDRFAKAFPHRVYDVGIAEQHGAVSAAGLATGGLHPVFAVYATFLNRAFDQVLMDVALHKCGVTFVLDRAGVTGTDGASHNGMWDLSILQVVPGLRISAPRDADQVRAQLREAVAVEDAPTVVRFSKGAVGPAVQAVGRVGGMDVLREAGAERPDVLLVSVGALAPMCLEIADLLDKQGISTTVVDPRWVKPVDEALAPLAERHRVVVTVEDNIRVGGVGSAVAQALRDAGVDVPLRDFGIPPRFLDHASRAEVLTEIGLTAPDIARQVTGLVARLDGRYDTTAGAAEAAEPVRD
- a CDS encoding ATP-binding cassette domain-containing protein, which produces MSPLPVLALRGVSKRFGAVQALTDVALEVHPGEVVALVGDNGAGKSTLVKVIAGVHPIDEGVIEWDGAPVTVARPHDAQHLGIATVYQDLALCDNIDVVGNLFLGRELRRRGVLDEVEMERRARELLDTLSIRIPSVRIPVASLSGGQRQTVAIARSLLGEPRLVILDEPTAALGVEQTAQVLDLVERLRQRGHALILISHNMADVKVVADRVAVLRLGRNNGVFDVGTTSQEEIVSAITGATDNAVTRRAARIGEGRS